The proteins below come from a single Aphanothece sacrum FPU1 genomic window:
- a CDS encoding PEP-CTERM sorting domain-containing protein, which produces MYDNICKFIVEEFSIDIATWLLGEPVELVELSPKELSLEPIRADSLILRQSKAGHTWTTGTSITFDVATLSTYDGIFLGTPPSVDQNVLINYVNAGGNVYLMAGTGVGGAVGEAANWNTFLNAFGLQFASTYNLIIGNQTISSTHPIFHGVSSLYQNNGNSITDLSLSPAQEVLISSSGQGLYAVYNSGAVPEPLTILGAATAVAFGRGFKRELSKTKKK; this is translated from the coding sequence ATGTATGACAACATTTGTAAATTCATTGTTGAAGAATTTTCTATCGATATCGCTACTTGGTTATTAGGTGAACCCGTCGAATTAGTCGAATTAAGTCCTAAAGAACTGTCTCTTGAACCCATACGCGCTGATTCTCTTATTCTACGTCAATCCAAAGCCGGTCATACTTGGACAACAGGTACTAGTATTACTTTTGATGTGGCCACCTTATCAACCTATGATGGTATTTTCTTAGGAACCCCTCCTTCAGTTGATCAAAACGTATTAATTAATTACGTTAATGCTGGAGGGAACGTTTACCTTATGGCTGGTACAGGAGTTGGTGGAGCAGTAGGTGAAGCAGCCAATTGGAATACTTTTCTTAATGCTTTTGGTTTACAATTTGCCTCCACATATAACCTTATTATAGGAAATCAAACGATTAGTAGCACTCACCCTATTTTTCATGGTGTTTCCTCTCTTTATCAGAATAATGGAAACTCAATTACCGATCTTAGTTTATCTCCTGCCCAAGAGGTACTTATATCTTCTTCAGGACAAGGTCTTTATGCCGTTTATAACAGTGGTGCAGTACCTGAGCCTTTAACTATTCTCGGAGCAGCAACAGCAGTAGCCTTTGGAAGAGGCTTCAAACGTGAATTAAGTAAAACTAAGAAGAAATAA
- a CDS encoding type II toxin-antitoxin system RelE/ParE family toxin: protein MDYQVILSPKAVNDLEKIVRYIAINNPEAAKKIGQQLLSKAKELSQFPLRGQIVPEFNDPNLRQLILKPYRIIYRVEQSKKQISIARFWHSSRESLEL, encoded by the coding sequence ATGGACTACCAAGTAATTCTTTCCCCCAAAGCAGTTAATGATTTAGAAAAAATTGTTAGGTATATTGCTATCAATAATCCTGAAGCAGCAAAAAAAATAGGTCAACAATTACTCAGTAAAGCCAAAGAATTAAGCCAATTTCCATTAAGAGGTCAAATAGTACCTGAATTTAATGATCCTAACCTACGTCAATTAATTCTTAAACCTTATCGCATTATTTACCGAGTTGAACAATCTAAAAAACAGATTAGCATCGCTAGATTTTGGCACTCATCAAGAGAAAGTTTAGAATTATGA
- a CDS encoding type II toxin-antitoxin system HicA family toxin — MNYPKIRYRELEKVILSLNFISLSTEGTQKVFEHPSGALIILPDYSENQEVSPTHIAAIARILDEFNIMNKLDFETFLENSLSFSTK, encoded by the coding sequence ATGAATTATCCTAAAATTCGATACCGTGAACTAGAGAAAGTAATTTTAAGTTTAAACTTTATATCCTTATCAACAGAAGGCACTCAAAAAGTATTTGAACATCCATCAGGTGCTTTAATTATTTTGCCTGACTATTCAGAAAATCAAGAAGTTAGTCCTACTCATATAGCTGCTATTGCTCGTATTCTTGATGAATTCAATATTATGAATAAATTAGATTTTGAAACTTTTTTAGAGAATAGCTTAAGCTTTAGTACAAAATAG
- a CDS encoding DUF4365 domain-containing protein, whose protein sequence is MTKKQRPRNHIIADLSVNYVERLIFLCGYSVERVEYDYGYDLILFTYNEKGEIENGQVYLQVKATDSIKISSDKETILFSLKSSDLELWLNEPMPCILIIYDALSDCAYWLYLQAYFEALPNFDPSKTGNNVTVYIPKINILTQETINEFAKYKNNILKQIRGVIKHELS, encoded by the coding sequence ATGACCAAAAAGCAACGACCCAGAAACCATATTATTGCTGACTTAAGTGTTAATTATGTAGAAAGGTTGATTTTCTTATGTGGTTATTCTGTTGAAAGAGTTGAGTATGATTATGGATATGATTTAATTCTTTTTACTTATAATGAAAAAGGAGAAATTGAAAATGGTCAAGTTTATTTACAAGTTAAAGCGACTGACTCTATTAAAATTAGTTCAGATAAGGAGACAATTTTGTTCTCCCTTAAATCATCAGATTTAGAATTATGGCTTAATGAACCAATGCCGTGTATTCTTATTATTTATGATGCTTTATCCGACTGTGCTTATTGGTTATATTTACAAGCTTATTTTGAAGCTTTACCCAACTTTGATCCATCTAAAACAGGAAATAATGTAACTGTTTATATTCCGAAAATTAATATTTTAACCCAAGAAACTATTAATGAATTTGCTAAATATAAAAACAATATACTCAAACAAATAAGAGGAGTTATCAAACATGAATTATCCTAA